One region of Armigeres subalbatus isolate Guangzhou_Male chromosome 3, GZ_Asu_2, whole genome shotgun sequence genomic DNA includes:
- the LOC134220889 gene encoding uncharacterized protein LOC134220889 isoform X2 translates to MRALFLLVLVTASLLKGVLFTGPGGNVAMVEFDLYHPLPDYKRRFSQFKLGEIAPPPFAPSMSPTTSKIVPIPLASPDSNDHHHEHEVSQMELQEYLKTHPETWVPLGYSKDRSDRFPQKTYSPYRTNQLIIDQQSVAPTSIPQKSKYLQNELPNTYNIEGSGEVEPDHGFVEQGDKYNISNYQDWEHYYHYREKRDLFHTLEHAFEESHNFRIKPCIMRAICEARSYLPPKGRSMMFDVIRIFFSIPLKDELTDDYSKAMRNGNMDCHEAYRNECSVSILYLILFGKFSS, encoded by the exons ATGAGAGCATTGTTTCTACTTGTTTTG GTAACAGCATCTCTCTTGAAGGGAGTTTTATTCACCGGTCCTGGAGGTAACGTTGCAATGGTAGAGTTCGATTTATATCATCCTCTTCCTGATTATAAGAGGCGTTTTTCCCAATTTAAATTGGGCGAAATAGCGCCTCCACCTTTTGCTCCTTCGATGTCACCAACAACATCAAAGATAGTTCCAATACCACTTGCATCACCAGATTCTAACGATCATCACCATGAACATGAAGTATCGCAAATGGAGCTACAGGAGTACCTCAAGACCCACCCAGAAACGTGGGTTCCTCTAGGATACAGCAAGGATAGATCAGATCGTTTCCCACAGAAAACGTACAGTCCTTATcgaaccaaccaactaattatTGACCAACAAAGCGTTGCTCCGACCTCCATCCctcaaaaaagtaaatatttacaaaatgaaTTACCAAACACCTACAATATTGAAGGCTCAGGTGAAGTTGAACCTGATCACGGTTTTGTCGAACAGGGAGATAAATATAATATTAGCAACTATCAGGATTGGGAACATTACTACCACTACCGGGAAAAGAGAGACTTGTTTCATACACTTGAACACGCATTTGAAGAGAG CCATAACTTCCGAATAAAACCCTGTATCATGCGAGCCATATGTGAAGCACGAAGCTATCTTCCGCCAAAGGGTCGGTCTATGATGTTTGACGTtataagaattttcttcag CATTCCGTTGAAGGATGAACTCACCGATGATTACAGCAAAGCCATGAGAAACGGCAATATGGATTGTCATGAGGCTTACAGGAACGAATGTTCTGTCAGTATATTATATTTAATTCTGTTCGGAAAGTTTAGTTCGTGA
- the LOC134220889 gene encoding uncharacterized protein LOC134220889 isoform X1 produces MRALFLLVLVIIHEGSNTSTKKANDSCEYQLLSRKKRFLLFPTGSSLIVTASLLKGVLFTGPGGNVAMVEFDLYHPLPDYKRRFSQFKLGEIAPPPFAPSMSPTTSKIVPIPLASPDSNDHHHEHEVSQMELQEYLKTHPETWVPLGYSKDRSDRFPQKTYSPYRTNQLIIDQQSVAPTSIPQKSKYLQNELPNTYNIEGSGEVEPDHGFVEQGDKYNISNYQDWEHYYHYREKRDLFHTLEHAFEESHNFRIKPCIMRAICEARSYLPPKGRSMMFDVIRIFFSIPLKDELTDDYSKAMRNGNMDCHEAYRNECSVSILYLILFGKFSS; encoded by the exons ATGAGAGCATTGTTTCTACTTGTTTTGGTAATTATCCACGAAGGTTCGAATACATCGACCAAGAAAGCAAATGATTCCTGTGAATACCAGTTGTTATCAAGAAAGAAAAGGTTCTTGCTTTTCCCAACGGGATCTTCCTTGATA GTAACAGCATCTCTCTTGAAGGGAGTTTTATTCACCGGTCCTGGAGGTAACGTTGCAATGGTAGAGTTCGATTTATATCATCCTCTTCCTGATTATAAGAGGCGTTTTTCCCAATTTAAATTGGGCGAAATAGCGCCTCCACCTTTTGCTCCTTCGATGTCACCAACAACATCAAAGATAGTTCCAATACCACTTGCATCACCAGATTCTAACGATCATCACCATGAACATGAAGTATCGCAAATGGAGCTACAGGAGTACCTCAAGACCCACCCAGAAACGTGGGTTCCTCTAGGATACAGCAAGGATAGATCAGATCGTTTCCCACAGAAAACGTACAGTCCTTATcgaaccaaccaactaattatTGACCAACAAAGCGTTGCTCCGACCTCCATCCctcaaaaaagtaaatatttacaaaatgaaTTACCAAACACCTACAATATTGAAGGCTCAGGTGAAGTTGAACCTGATCACGGTTTTGTCGAACAGGGAGATAAATATAATATTAGCAACTATCAGGATTGGGAACATTACTACCACTACCGGGAAAAGAGAGACTTGTTTCATACACTTGAACACGCATTTGAAGAGAG CCATAACTTCCGAATAAAACCCTGTATCATGCGAGCCATATGTGAAGCACGAAGCTATCTTCCGCCAAAGGGTCGGTCTATGATGTTTGACGTtataagaattttcttcag CATTCCGTTGAAGGATGAACTCACCGATGATTACAGCAAAGCCATGAGAAACGGCAATATGGATTGTCATGAGGCTTACAGGAACGAATGTTCTGTCAGTATATTATATTTAATTCTGTTCGGAAAGTTTAGTTCGTGA